The candidate division TA06 bacterium genome includes a window with the following:
- a CDS encoding HlyC/CorC family transporter, with amino-acid sequence MEISIWSELLLIAALIFFNGLLSASEIALITVRKSSLKELSHRGDQRAKSALRLLEDPSRLFATIQMGVTFLGFLASAVAAVSSYKLVSQTLEDIPLGIISQNSHPIALALVTAVVSFFTIILGELTPKNIALKHSQFITLLVARPLEFMAVAARPAIWLLTRATDLTLSIFGIKKAQLSSKITEDEIKALLSAGHEQGVLDRSETEMIHGIFELGDKTAREIMVPRIDMVAAPFGLPIFKAVKLMEKAGHTRIPVYRQTIDNIVGIAYATDINKALRSGVKNQPVDELARPAHFVPESKKLDGLLQEFQSWKTHLAIVVDEYGGTAGMVTLEDVLEEIVGEVRDEFDTEEPLFRKIDERTYRIDARIDIEQLNEALGSDFPTEGFETLGGFIYDIAGKVPSSGEKLKWPQSQPAWEFTVEAVRQRRIMAVRARRLLKLPSKPGLQDGSVQTAATE; translated from the coding sequence TTGGAAATTTCTATTTGGAGTGAACTGCTGCTGATCGCGGCACTGATATTTTTCAACGGACTTTTATCCGCGTCCGAGATCGCCTTGATCACGGTGCGCAAAAGCAGTCTTAAGGAACTGTCCCACCGCGGGGACCAAAGGGCCAAGTCGGCTTTACGGCTGCTGGAGGACCCCTCCCGGCTGTTTGCCACCATTCAGATGGGCGTTACCTTCCTGGGATTCCTGGCTTCGGCCGTGGCCGCCGTTTCCAGCTACAAGTTGGTTTCCCAGACCCTGGAGGATATTCCACTGGGGATCATCTCCCAGAACAGTCACCCCATCGCCCTGGCCCTGGTCACCGCAGTGGTCTCATTCTTCACCATCATCCTGGGAGAGCTTACCCCCAAGAACATCGCCCTCAAGCATTCCCAGTTCATAACCCTGCTGGTCGCCAGGCCCCTGGAATTCATGGCGGTTGCGGCCCGCCCGGCCATCTGGCTTTTAACCCGCGCCACCGACCTGACCCTCTCTATTTTCGGCATCAAGAAGGCCCAGCTTTCCTCCAAGATCACCGAGGACGAGATTAAGGCCCTACTTTCAGCCGGCCACGAACAAGGCGTGCTGGACCGCTCCGAGACCGAGATGATCCACGGGATCTTTGAACTGGGAGACAAAACCGCCCGGGAGATCATGGTGCCCCGGATAGATATGGTGGCGGCCCCATTCGGACTTCCCATTTTCAAGGCGGTCAAACTGATGGAGAAGGCCGGGCACACCCGGATTCCGGTCTACCGCCAGACCATAGATAACATCGTGGGCATCGCCTACGCCACCGACATCAACAAGGCTTTGCGCTCGGGAGTCAAGAACCAGCCGGTGGACGAACTGGCCCGCCCCGCCCATTTTGTTCCCGAGTCCAAAAAATTAGACGGCCTGCTGCAGGAATTCCAGTCCTGGAAGACCCACCTAGCCATCGTGGTGGACGAATACGGCGGCACCGCCGGCATGGTGACTTTGGAGGATGTGCTGGAAGAAATAGTGGGCGAGGTCCGGGACGAGTTTGATACCGAGGAGCCGCTGTTCCGCAAGATAGACGAGAGAACCTACCGGATCGACGCCCGGATAGACATCGAACAATTGAACGAAGCGCTGGGATCTGATTTTCCCACCGAGGGTTTTGAGACCCTGGGCGGTTTCATTTACGACATCGCCGGCAAGGTGCCGTCCTCCGGGGAAAAGCTCAAATGGCCGCAGTCCCAGCCGGCCTGGGAATTCACGGTGGAGGCGGTGCGCCAGCGGAGGATCATGGCGGTGAGGGCCAGGCGGCTGTTGAAGCTGCCCTCCAAACCCGGCCTTCAGGACGGCTCCGTCCAAACCGCCGCCACAGAGTGA
- the ybeY gene encoding rRNA maturation RNase YbeY has translation MSVCFEFLVPVRDFKPSALKALVKRILKEESRPGCDLTVIFTDSAHLRRLNRRYRGQDRATDVISFALLEGPKACWTRPNLGDVYISLPRARRQAKEYRATVEEEIRRLTVHGVLHLLGYDHSRLGPARKMQRREEFYLYGH, from the coding sequence ATGTCCGTTTGTTTCGAATTCCTTGTTCCCGTCCGGGACTTCAAACCTTCAGCCTTAAAGGCCCTGGTCAAAAGGATATTGAAGGAAGAATCCCGTCCGGGCTGTGACCTGACCGTGATCTTCACCGACAGCGCCCACCTGCGGAGGCTCAACCGCCGCTACCGGGGCCAGGACAGGGCGACCGACGTCATCTCCTTCGCCCTGCTGGAAGGGCCTAAAGCCTGTTGGACCCGGCCCAATCTGGGGGACGTATATATTTCTCTGCCCCGGGCCAGGCGCCAGGCTAAAGAATACCGCGCCACGGTCGAAGAGGAGATCAGAAGGCTGACCGTCCACGGGGTGTTGCATCTTCTGGGTTACGACCATAGCCGGCTCGGCCCGGCCCGCAAAATGCAGCGACGGGAAGAGTTCTATCTTTACGGGCACTAA